The following coding sequences lie in one Alicyclobacillus curvatus genomic window:
- the istA gene encoding IS21 family transposase, producing the protein MPKLKEILRLYHEGGMSRRAIAASLDISRSTVTNVLTRAETVGVGWPLPSELEDESNLESTLYPAVTGRPRKIEEPDWNYVHQELRRKGVTLQLLWIEYKQEHQDGYQYSQFCEHYRQWKKKLDISMHQQHRGGEKMFVDYAGQTVSIIAPDTGEIREAEIFVAVLGASNYTYAEGQWSQSLGDFIGGHVNAFQYFGGVPQLIVPDNLKSAVKKSDRYEPSTNRTYAEMARHYGCAVMPARPYRPKDKPKVEAGVKIVEQWILAALRNRRFFSLGELNTAIHDALETLNNKPFQKLKGTRASLFAAVDKPALRALPAIPYEFARWVQARVAPDYHIEVDKNYYSVPYSLVREYVDVRISEKIVEVFLRGKRVTSHVRETHSKYRHITEPAHMPKSHLAHMEWTPEKFINWGKTFGPYTATVTEQILHRKAHPQQAYRSCLGLQALAKKYSRERIESACAHAVSINACTYRSVKSILEAGIDQVTLDLDTDKPTPIHENVRGAAYYSSSFSTGKPN; encoded by the coding sequence ATGCCAAAGCTCAAGGAAATCTTACGTCTGTACCATGAAGGAGGAATGAGTCGTCGAGCTATCGCCGCCAGTTTAGATATCTCACGTAGTACCGTCACCAATGTTCTAACTCGTGCTGAGACAGTTGGCGTTGGTTGGCCGTTACCTTCCGAGTTGGAGGACGAGTCCAACCTGGAATCCACGTTGTACCCCGCTGTCACGGGTCGACCGCGAAAAATTGAAGAGCCAGACTGGAATTACGTGCACCAGGAACTACGTAGGAAAGGCGTCACCTTACAGTTGTTGTGGATCGAGTACAAACAGGAGCATCAGGATGGATACCAGTACAGCCAATTCTGCGAACATTATCGCCAATGGAAAAAGAAGCTAGATATATCCATGCATCAGCAGCACCGCGGTGGTGAAAAGATGTTTGTGGATTACGCAGGACAAACGGTATCAATCATCGCCCCAGACACTGGGGAGATCCGGGAGGCGGAGATCTTCGTTGCTGTGCTTGGAGCCAGTAATTACACGTACGCGGAAGGACAATGGTCGCAGAGCCTCGGAGATTTCATTGGTGGACACGTGAATGCCTTTCAGTACTTTGGCGGCGTACCCCAACTCATCGTTCCGGACAATTTGAAATCGGCAGTTAAGAAGTCAGACCGTTATGAACCCTCTACAAACCGAACCTACGCTGAAATGGCGCGACATTATGGCTGTGCCGTCATGCCAGCACGGCCCTACCGACCGAAAGACAAGCCGAAGGTCGAGGCGGGCGTCAAGATCGTCGAGCAGTGGATTCTCGCAGCCCTGAGAAATCGAAGGTTCTTTAGTCTTGGGGAGTTGAATACTGCGATTCATGACGCCTTGGAAACGCTCAACAATAAGCCGTTTCAAAAGCTGAAGGGCACGCGCGCATCCCTGTTTGCCGCCGTGGATAAGCCGGCCCTCCGAGCGCTACCGGCCATCCCCTACGAGTTTGCTCGTTGGGTTCAGGCCCGTGTGGCTCCAGACTATCATATCGAGGTCGACAAGAACTACTACAGTGTGCCCTATTCACTGGTGCGAGAGTACGTGGATGTACGCATCAGCGAAAAGATTGTTGAGGTGTTTTTGCGTGGAAAACGGGTTACGAGCCACGTTCGAGAAACACATAGCAAATACAGGCACATCACTGAACCAGCCCATATGCCAAAGTCCCATCTGGCGCACATGGAATGGACGCCAGAAAAGTTTATCAACTGGGGCAAAACTTTCGGACCATACACAGCCACAGTGACAGAACAGATTTTGCATCGAAAAGCGCATCCTCAACAGGCCTACCGCTCCTGTCTAGGGCTACAGGCTCTCGCAAAAAAATATAGCAGAGAACGAATCGAGTCAGCTTGTGCACATGCGGTTTCCATCAATGCGTGTACGTATCGTAGCGTGAAATCCATTCTCGAAGCCGGCATTGATCAGGTGACGTTAGACCTCGACACCGATAAACCCACGCCGATTCATGAAAACGTTCGTGGGGCTGCGTACTATAGCTCCAGTTTTTCAACCGGGAAGCCAAACTAG
- a CDS encoding ROK family transcriptional regulator, producing MAGRRVVGKPNLLRMVNRNTILHLLEQQRVTSRAELATLSGLSPPTVSAVIRELTDEGWVSELGSGPSVGGKPPNMIGFNVDARVVAAVRITATSIETRISNLANEVLHTEIHEQTSYDSSQMSQVISRSILHMLHQARIPWDKILGVCVSVPGVVDLKGTVSNAPELGWEGVPLGEQLGALLDSDVLVQNDVKLATLGEAWARGFSKGTMVYLHLDRGIGAGILIDGQVYPGSHFAAGEIGSMIVSPDTLTNRTHDDEAGVTAGPFERNFGLEALLSKESLEDEQAHEMRILSHIAYGVANVVSVLDPELIVLGGEMTSRIEGFIDKLTARVETLPIVKPRMVTSELGPDGCYSGATRYVLDNFREQVNLISI from the coding sequence GTGGCAGGCCGAAGAGTTGTAGGCAAACCAAATTTATTGCGGATGGTAAACCGGAACACCATTTTGCATTTGTTGGAGCAGCAGCGTGTCACGTCACGCGCTGAATTAGCGACTTTGTCGGGGCTGAGCCCGCCAACGGTATCTGCGGTAATCCGGGAACTCACAGACGAGGGCTGGGTTTCTGAACTGGGGTCCGGCCCGTCTGTTGGCGGGAAGCCACCGAACATGATTGGATTCAATGTTGATGCGAGGGTTGTCGCTGCCGTGCGCATCACTGCCACGTCCATCGAAACGCGCATCTCCAATCTAGCTAATGAGGTTTTACATACTGAGATACATGAACAGACGTCGTACGATTCCTCACAGATGAGCCAGGTGATTTCACGGTCTATCCTGCACATGCTTCACCAAGCGCGCATCCCATGGGATAAGATACTTGGCGTCTGTGTCTCGGTACCAGGAGTCGTCGACCTGAAGGGTACGGTGTCGAACGCTCCGGAACTTGGGTGGGAGGGTGTCCCTCTCGGGGAGCAATTAGGTGCCTTATTGGATTCGGACGTACTGGTACAAAACGATGTCAAGTTGGCTACCCTGGGTGAAGCATGGGCCCGGGGGTTCTCGAAAGGTACCATGGTCTATCTCCACTTGGATAGAGGAATAGGCGCCGGTATCCTAATCGACGGCCAGGTGTACCCAGGGAGTCACTTTGCTGCTGGGGAAATTGGCAGCATGATTGTGAGTCCAGATACGCTCACGAATCGGACACATGACGACGAAGCGGGTGTCACTGCTGGACCTTTTGAACGCAATTTTGGGCTTGAGGCGCTGCTCTCAAAGGAATCGTTGGAAGATGAGCAGGCCCATGAGATGAGGATTTTAAGTCACATTGCGTATGGCGTAGCCAACGTCGTTTCCGTTTTGGACCCCGAGTTGATTGTCCTCGGCGGCGAGATGACGTCTAGAATCGAGGGATTTATCGACAAGCTGACGGCTCGCGTTGAGACCTTGCCGATTGTCAAACCGAGAATGGTCACATCTGAACTTGGGCCAGACGGGTGTTACAGTGGAGCGACCCGCTATGTCCTTGATAACTTTCGCGAACAGGTCAATTTAATATCTATCTGA
- a CDS encoding Crp/Fnr family transcriptional regulator, which produces MSVEPFSRVSTWVESVRFDWAPYKKYGVPLHVRKDQHVLHAGTELESIYVVETGRVRLSQLSSTGEEKTVLVVGTNSMFDEFGALQASRCSVTNAIASSDARLMRISMDVFHHLFQTDASFAQFVCQSMSHKYQLLLDQLTSLSYTSAQYRIANYLLELAETYGEPRAERYDGTLGGKRFHDAGVPGNSIQSEDLSNRPEPDAVRISIPFTHQEMANLAGTTRVTVAQVFRRLEALGVLRKEGAYFYISSIAEFRRLVEDPKASHTS; this is translated from the coding sequence ATGTCCGTTGAACCATTCTCCCGCGTGTCGACTTGGGTCGAATCTGTGAGATTTGACTGGGCTCCATACAAAAAGTACGGAGTACCGCTTCACGTGAGGAAGGACCAGCACGTCCTGCATGCAGGCACTGAGCTTGAATCCATCTACGTGGTGGAAACAGGGCGCGTTCGTCTTTCCCAATTGAGTTCTACCGGTGAGGAAAAGACGGTACTGGTCGTTGGAACCAACAGCATGTTCGATGAGTTTGGTGCCTTACAGGCGAGTCGCTGTTCCGTGACCAACGCGATAGCATCGAGTGACGCACGACTCATGCGCATCTCGATGGATGTGTTTCATCACCTCTTTCAAACAGATGCTTCGTTTGCACAATTCGTCTGCCAAAGTATGAGTCATAAATACCAACTGCTGCTCGACCAATTGACGTCCCTCTCCTACACATCAGCACAATACCGAATTGCGAACTACCTCCTAGAACTCGCTGAAACCTACGGAGAGCCACGTGCTGAACGATACGATGGCACTCTTGGTGGTAAACGCTTTCATGATGCCGGTGTCCCTGGTAACAGTATTCAGAGTGAGGACTTGAGCAACAGACCGGAACCCGACGCAGTCCGTATCTCCATTCCATTTACTCACCAAGAAATGGCCAATTTAGCTGGCACCACACGAGTCACTGTGGCTCAAGTGTTTCGCCGACTTGAAGCGCTTGGCGTTCTCCGGAAAGAAGGCGCCTATTTTTACATTTCGTCTATTGCAGAGTTTCGGCGGCTTGTGGAAGACCCTAAAGCCTCGCATACATCATAA
- a CDS encoding sugar transferase yields MRTVETLSINQRRVALLTDIIVVFFSFYLTFQGTKVVIRKPLFPAYHTMYYETLLYTVISWVIALLLAGEYPVRRLTVFAKEIWVVLQVSSLGVFVFTSLSFLLKMQGFSRLFIASYCVVTTILMVLVRLGVRTGLGLVRRTGADIKTRLVVGIQDSSARYIRGVIDHPETGIRVTGFIGDRLLTGPVPYLGEIEDFMSILRRHPVDGVVVTLPLSDPRTEAVIRACETLGMPVELVLDSLSSRLANSQIVHSMGVARMVVSQVPHSPRDVVWKRVTDILLSSAMLIVLSPVLLLIVLAIKLDDGGPVIFSQLRSGIHGKTFRMYKFRSMSVNAEQMKAELSHLNQMSGPVFKIMNDPRVTRVGSVLRKTSLDELPQLFNVLRGDMSLVGPRPPLPSEVDQYNPHHIRRLSVQPGITCLWQVGGRNDIDFDDWMKLDLQYIDTWSYWSDLKILFRTIPAVLKRKGAS; encoded by the coding sequence GTGAGAACAGTGGAGACATTGAGCATAAACCAGCGGAGAGTTGCACTCCTCACGGATATCATTGTTGTTTTCTTTAGTTTTTACTTAACGTTTCAAGGGACAAAGGTAGTCATTCGCAAGCCGCTCTTCCCAGCCTATCATACGATGTACTACGAGACCCTCTTGTACACGGTGATATCTTGGGTGATTGCGCTCCTGTTGGCCGGCGAATACCCGGTGCGGCGATTAACTGTCTTTGCGAAGGAAATTTGGGTCGTGCTACAGGTGAGCAGCTTAGGCGTTTTTGTTTTTACATCGCTGTCATTCCTCCTCAAAATGCAGGGTTTTAGTCGTCTTTTTATCGCGTCCTACTGTGTTGTTACCACCATCCTCATGGTTCTCGTCCGACTCGGAGTTCGGACTGGTCTGGGTCTCGTTCGACGGACCGGTGCGGACATAAAAACACGTCTGGTAGTCGGGATTCAGGATTCATCGGCAAGGTACATCCGCGGAGTAATCGACCATCCGGAAACCGGCATTCGCGTCACTGGATTTATCGGTGACAGGCTCTTGACTGGGCCGGTACCATACCTCGGGGAAATCGAGGACTTTATGAGTATCCTGCGTCGCCACCCGGTTGATGGGGTCGTTGTTACCCTTCCGCTTTCCGACCCGCGTACGGAGGCCGTCATTCGTGCTTGCGAGACGCTTGGCATGCCTGTGGAGCTTGTGCTCGATTCGCTGAGCAGTCGATTAGCCAACAGTCAAATTGTTCACAGCATGGGCGTGGCTCGTATGGTCGTCTCTCAGGTTCCGCATTCCCCGAGAGATGTAGTTTGGAAACGCGTGACCGATATTCTTCTGAGTTCTGCCATGCTCATCGTGCTGTCTCCAGTTCTTCTTCTGATTGTCCTAGCGATTAAGCTGGATGATGGCGGTCCCGTTATATTCTCGCAACTTCGGTCCGGAATTCACGGAAAGACGTTCCGGATGTACAAGTTTCGCAGCATGAGTGTGAACGCGGAGCAGATGAAGGCAGAACTGAGCCACCTGAACCAAATGTCTGGTCCTGTGTTCAAAATTATGAATGACCCCCGGGTTACTCGGGTAGGCAGCGTCCTGCGTAAGACGAGTCTTGATGAACTGCCTCAATTATTCAACGTGCTCAGAGGGGATATGAGTCTTGTTGGGCCAAGGCCGCCTCTTCCATCCGAGGTAGACCAGTACAATCCGCACCACATACGGCGCCTCAGCGTGCAGCCTGGAATTACGTGTCTGTGGCAGGTTGGGGGACGGAACGACATCGATTTTGATGATTGGATGAAACTCGACCTTCAATACATTGACACATGGTCATATTGGTCGGATTTAAAGATTCTCTTTCGCACTATCCCTGCCGTGTTGAAGCGTAAGGGTGCAAGTTAA
- a CDS encoding amino acid permease, with product MNDDAVFERESGLQRQLSTGQLTMIAIGGAIGTGLFMGSGIAIGYAGPAVLISFAIAAVIAFFMMLSLSEMAVAHPTAGSFGVYAEKYLGSWAGFVVRYTYWAAQVIAIGGEATAVAIYMNYWFPGIPKWIWIAGFAVALVYVNARSVGNFGRFEYWFAMVKVVAIVLFIILGVAVIFGIGATASGFSNLTSHHGFMPNGFHGVWMAVLMAIFSFYGVEVHIPESLGQGFR from the coding sequence ATGAATGATGATGCTGTCTTTGAACGCGAAAGCGGCCTACAACGGCAACTTTCTACCGGTCAGCTAACGATGATCGCGATTGGCGGGGCGATTGGCACCGGTCTGTTTATGGGGTCCGGTATCGCAATCGGGTACGCCGGCCCCGCAGTCCTGATTAGCTTTGCGATTGCCGCTGTGATTGCCTTTTTTATGATGCTAAGTCTGTCAGAAATGGCAGTAGCACATCCCACAGCCGGTTCATTTGGTGTGTATGCCGAGAAATACCTAGGGAGTTGGGCAGGGTTTGTCGTTCGGTACACCTATTGGGCAGCGCAAGTGATAGCCATCGGTGGTGAAGCCACTGCGGTCGCTATTTACATGAACTACTGGTTCCCTGGGATTCCGAAATGGATTTGGATTGCAGGGTTCGCCGTCGCCCTCGTTTACGTCAATGCAAGAAGCGTTGGGAACTTTGGCAGGTTTGAATACTGGTTTGCAATGGTTAAGGTCGTGGCTATCGTCCTCTTCATCATCCTCGGTGTCGCTGTGATTTTTGGCATCGGAGCGACTGCAAGCGGCTTTTCCAATTTGACCAGCCACCACGGGTTCATGCCAAACGGGTTCCACGGGGTATGGATGGCCGTGCTGATGGCGATTTTCAGTTTTTACGGTGTCGAGGTGCATATTCCGGAATCTCTTGGACAGGGATTCCGTTAA
- a CDS encoding IstB-like ATP-binding domain-containing protein — translation MLSNQTINTLRQLRLNGMADAYSRQLKDAHAAELTFDDRLGLLVDHEWTLRQNRQLSRLLQAAHLRVQAAPEEIDYQVPRGLDRSLIQQLLTGQWLTERHNLLISGPTGPVSWYSSSLFGHSKGLIPSELQLNFTVFV, via the coding sequence ATGCTCAGTAACCAAACGATTAACACACTTCGCCAACTTCGACTCAACGGCATGGCAGACGCCTACTCTCGCCAACTCAAGGATGCTCACGCCGCAGAACTGACCTTTGACGACCGCCTTGGACTCCTGGTCGACCATGAATGGACGCTCCGTCAGAACCGCCAGTTATCTCGGCTGCTCCAAGCCGCTCATCTCAGGGTTCAGGCGGCGCCGGAAGAGATTGACTACCAAGTACCCAGGGGCTTAGACCGCTCACTCATCCAACAATTGCTCACAGGCCAGTGGCTGACAGAACGACACAATTTACTGATCTCCGGCCCCACAGGTCCTGTGTCATGGTACTCCTCCTCGCTATTTGGCCACTCGAAAGGTCTAATCCCCAGTGAATTGCAGCTAAATTTCACCGTCTTCGTGTAA
- a CDS encoding IS1634 family transposase has product MFAQIVSTKRPDGRTYRYMHIVESYREGKAVKKRRIASLGNVDGYSEEEIQQFIRTLESLLQNRASGSIEDFDPKSTLSFGVPYVVQFLWDQLGLTKAVQNELKDRQVTFDVARYVKAMVCNRLMNPSSKLDLFHTIEDMYLPESGDEPWQLQHFYRALDHLMDMKPQLEKLIYQRLTDLLSFRLSLVLYDLTSTHLSGHHCPIGEHGYSRTHRPDLEQVELGLLVTPDGLPITHEVFAGNTPDKKTVKEILERLKKDFSVEQCVFVGDRGMVTKKNTELLAELQYPFIVGYHKRGRVVSDTLLTKYNDISVYTELRGNLSYLEVPASAVEDDEKGQDARYILCHNPLKAKTDEAFRVSALEEAEQALVEYGTWLEKPHRGRKTSTQSVMLKVSDILTKKGVQAFLEVEFNDEKLSYKRNEGALAKEALRDGKFVIKTNTNLPAEQVVTSYKTLMNVERAFREIKNFLDVGPVYHWNEKRVRGHIFVCVLAYLFEQEVQVMYRRWWEQREREAQQMDNAAGREQRLEELGARWYTGERIMKELKRWHVMKTEFLGKEFLSVPPPPQDLREVLKALNIPLPAKAIHLRQTSSGTLV; this is encoded by the coding sequence GTGTTCGCACAAATTGTATCCACAAAACGCCCCGATGGTCGCACCTACAGGTACATGCATATTGTTGAATCCTACCGCGAGGGAAAGGCAGTTAAAAAGCGCCGGATTGCTAGCCTTGGTAACGTTGATGGCTACTCTGAGGAAGAAATTCAACAGTTTATTCGCACTCTGGAATCGCTCCTACAAAACCGTGCCTCTGGTTCGATCGAGGACTTCGACCCGAAGTCGACCCTCTCTTTCGGCGTTCCCTACGTGGTTCAATTTTTGTGGGACCAGTTGGGGCTAACCAAAGCTGTACAAAACGAATTGAAAGATCGCCAGGTCACATTTGATGTGGCCCGCTATGTGAAGGCGATGGTCTGTAACCGTTTGATGAACCCGTCCAGCAAGCTGGACCTGTTCCACACCATTGAAGACATGTATCTGCCAGAGTCAGGTGATGAACCGTGGCAGCTCCAACATTTTTACCGTGCCTTGGATCACCTCATGGACATGAAGCCACAGCTTGAGAAGCTCATCTACCAGCGACTCACGGACCTTCTGAGCTTTCGCCTGTCGCTGGTACTCTATGACCTAACCAGTACGCATCTCAGTGGCCACCACTGTCCGATTGGCGAACACGGATACTCCCGAACCCACCGACCAGACCTAGAGCAGGTTGAACTCGGCCTACTTGTCACACCGGACGGCCTGCCAATCACTCATGAAGTCTTTGCAGGAAACACACCGGACAAGAAGACCGTCAAAGAGATTCTAGAACGTTTGAAGAAAGACTTCTCGGTAGAACAGTGTGTCTTCGTCGGGGACCGTGGCATGGTCACCAAAAAGAACACCGAGCTATTGGCAGAACTCCAATATCCCTTTATTGTGGGCTACCACAAACGTGGTCGTGTGGTCAGCGACACCTTGTTAACAAAGTACAATGACATCTCAGTCTATACCGAACTACGTGGTAACCTCAGCTACCTTGAGGTGCCTGCATCTGCCGTCGAGGATGATGAAAAAGGGCAAGATGCTCGCTATATTCTCTGCCACAACCCACTCAAGGCAAAGACAGACGAAGCCTTCCGTGTGTCCGCGTTAGAGGAAGCAGAACAAGCCCTGGTCGAATACGGGACGTGGTTGGAGAAACCTCACCGCGGTCGGAAAACAAGCACACAGTCCGTGATGCTCAAGGTCAGCGACATCCTCACGAAAAAAGGTGTACAAGCGTTTCTTGAAGTGGAGTTCAATGACGAGAAGCTCTCCTACAAACGTAACGAGGGGGCCCTAGCCAAGGAAGCGCTCCGAGACGGAAAGTTTGTGATTAAAACCAACACCAATCTACCAGCCGAACAGGTTGTCACCTCCTACAAAACATTGATGAACGTGGAACGGGCGTTTCGCGAGATTAAGAACTTCCTCGATGTCGGCCCGGTTTACCACTGGAATGAGAAGCGTGTTCGTGGCCACATCTTCGTCTGTGTACTGGCATATCTGTTCGAGCAAGAGGTTCAAGTGATGTACCGCCGCTGGTGGGAACAGCGTGAGCGCGAAGCTCAGCAGATGGACAACGCTGCAGGGCGTGAGCAACGGCTGGAGGAACTGGGCGCGCGCTGGTACACCGGCGAACGAATCATGAAGGAACTAAAGCGATGGCACGTAATGAAGACTGAATTCCTTGGGAAAGAGTTTCTGAGCGTGCCACCTCCGCCGCAGGACCTGCGTGAGGTGCTCAAGGCACTGAACATTCCACTTCCTGCGAAAGCCATCCATCTGCGTCAGACGTCGTCCGGCACGCTCGTTTAG
- a CDS encoding ATP-binding protein, giving the protein MLCRTGAGKTFLACALATGACRLGFKVQYHRLSRLLHQMMMAKGDGSYGRVSKALAKIDLLILDDWGLANLSAPEARELLDILDDRVRQHSTCVVSQIPVELWYEQFSDSTLADAVLDRLVHDAYKIQLKGESMRKLLSGVKNAPEGDKTVVTN; this is encoded by the coding sequence GTGCTGTGTCGTACCGGAGCGGGCAAAACCTTTCTAGCCTGTGCCTTGGCCACGGGCGCATGTAGGCTTGGCTTTAAGGTACAGTACCATCGGCTCTCTCGTCTCCTTCACCAGATGATGATGGCCAAAGGAGATGGTTCATATGGCCGCGTTTCCAAAGCACTTGCAAAGATAGACCTACTCATCTTAGATGACTGGGGCCTGGCCAACCTCTCAGCACCAGAGGCTCGAGAACTACTGGACATTCTCGATGACAGAGTACGCCAACATTCAACCTGTGTGGTTAGTCAAATACCAGTAGAACTGTGGTACGAACAATTTTCTGACTCGACTCTAGCAGACGCTGTGCTGGACCGCCTAGTCCACGACGCATACAAGATTCAACTGAAAGGGGAGTCGATGCGAAAGCTACTGAGTGGGGTAAAAAACGCTCCTGAGGGAGACAAAACTGTTGTAACGAACTAA
- a CDS encoding recombinase family protein, which yields MSQVLGHLESQQRQYELVERAKTLGWVAPQILVIDQDLGQSGADGGRAGFKQLVADVGLGDVGIILGLEVSRLARNNADWYHLLDLCAMCNTLIADSDGVYDPSSYNDRLLLGLKGTMSEAELHLIRSRMQGGLLHKAQKGELKTWLPAGYEYDDDDKVVVARNEAIVTAIQLVFQQFLVLKTARRVLTWFRAEEIQVPVMHPSKGLTWKLPTYKTIHGILTNPIYAGTFVFGRTKYEKSIGPDGRLQVKARQVAREEWPIVIHDHHEPYISWDTFVTNQELLRRNFKGPRNSGSPQQGAALLQGLLVCGKCGRRMLVSYGGKGGNVQRYICGQAQRMQGAEHVCQGLGGKRLDQHVARLFLDTVTPARLAIIGEAMEQAEMRHVAEEKLLEKQLEKALYDAERAKRQYDRVEPENRLVARTMEKAWERGLREVQRVQKLLEERRDRKHNPLTAEEKSRIHALGRGLKRVWNSPQTTNRDRKELLRTLIRSIVVLVDQEQRVARCTVQWEGGAVTHFTSPLNKVGHHGNSTEEETVDLVRRLALHYPDDVIARILVRQHIRTGKGNNFNAGRVCSLRNHYNIPVFSGHSNTSETENMYTVAQAADELSVSTATVLRWLREGFIQGQQVAQGAPWQIEITDHLRERLVNEPSVDWVELRVAADRLNCTRQTVLNRMRSGLLPAVYVQNGKRRGYRFHVPLAPTEVPFL from the coding sequence ATGTCGCAGGTTCTTGGCCATTTAGAAAGCCAGCAAAGACAATATGAGTTAGTTGAACGTGCTAAGACCTTAGGCTGGGTAGCACCACAGATTCTAGTTATAGACCAGGACCTAGGGCAGAGTGGTGCGGACGGAGGACGTGCCGGATTCAAGCAGCTCGTTGCAGACGTCGGACTCGGTGATGTTGGTATCATTCTTGGACTCGAAGTCTCTCGTCTTGCCCGGAACAATGCGGATTGGTACCACTTGTTGGACCTATGTGCAATGTGTAATACACTGATCGCTGATTCGGATGGAGTCTACGATCCTTCGTCGTACAATGATCGGTTGCTACTAGGGTTAAAGGGAACGATGAGTGAGGCTGAACTGCATCTCATTCGCAGTCGGATGCAAGGTGGTTTATTGCATAAAGCTCAGAAGGGGGAACTCAAAACTTGGCTGCCGGCTGGCTATGAGTATGATGACGATGACAAAGTGGTGGTTGCGCGTAATGAAGCGATTGTGACAGCCATCCAACTGGTCTTTCAACAATTTCTTGTACTGAAAACGGCCAGACGGGTGCTCACCTGGTTTCGGGCCGAAGAAATTCAAGTTCCTGTCATGCACCCAAGTAAGGGCCTAACATGGAAACTCCCCACTTATAAAACGATCCACGGGATCCTGACCAATCCTATATACGCTGGCACTTTTGTGTTCGGTAGAACTAAATATGAAAAGTCTATAGGGCCAGACGGTCGGCTTCAGGTGAAAGCCAGGCAGGTGGCCCGCGAGGAATGGCCCATTGTAATTCACGATCATCATGAGCCCTATATTTCTTGGGATACCTTTGTTACCAACCAGGAACTCCTACGTCGGAACTTTAAAGGCCCCCGGAACTCAGGTTCCCCCCAGCAGGGAGCGGCCTTACTTCAGGGGCTGCTAGTTTGCGGAAAGTGTGGCCGCAGGATGTTGGTTTCTTATGGCGGTAAAGGTGGCAACGTGCAGAGATATATTTGTGGCCAAGCACAAAGAATGCAAGGGGCCGAGCATGTCTGTCAAGGACTTGGCGGAAAGCGCTTGGACCAGCACGTTGCTCGCCTTTTTCTTGACACCGTAACACCCGCCAGATTAGCAATTATTGGTGAAGCAATGGAGCAGGCCGAAATGAGACATGTTGCTGAGGAAAAACTTCTTGAGAAGCAACTTGAAAAGGCTCTTTACGATGCTGAACGTGCCAAACGGCAATACGATCGAGTTGAGCCGGAAAACAGACTGGTTGCTCGTACGATGGAAAAAGCTTGGGAGCGAGGGTTGCGTGAAGTGCAACGCGTACAAAAGCTGCTTGAGGAGCGTCGGGACCGCAAACATAATCCCTTAACTGCCGAAGAAAAGAGTCGGATACATGCTCTGGGAAGGGGGCTGAAAAGGGTCTGGAATTCACCACAAACTACCAATAGGGATCGAAAGGAACTCCTTAGAACACTCATTAGGAGCATCGTAGTTCTTGTTGATCAAGAGCAGCGTGTGGCCCGTTGCACGGTTCAATGGGAGGGCGGTGCTGTCACGCATTTTACCAGCCCACTCAATAAGGTCGGGCATCACGGAAATTCTACAGAAGAGGAGACGGTCGACCTTGTTCGACGTTTAGCGCTTCATTACCCTGATGATGTGATTGCACGGATTTTGGTACGTCAACACATTCGCACTGGAAAGGGTAACAATTTCAACGCGGGCCGAGTCTGTTCACTCAGAAATCACTATAACATTCCCGTCTTCTCCGGCCATTCAAACACGTCCGAGACTGAAAACATGTATACCGTAGCCCAGGCTGCTGACGAACTAAGCGTGAGTACTGCTACCGTGCTGAGATGGTTGCGAGAGGGTTTCATTCAAGGGCAGCAAGTTGCCCAGGGGGCTCCTTGGCAGATTGAAATTACCGACCATCTACGGGAACGGCTGGTGAACGAGCCATCTGTGGATTGGGTTGAGTTAAGAGTAGCTGCGGATCGTCTGAACTGTACGAGACAGACCGTATTGAATCGCATGCGCAGTGGACTGTTGCCCGCTGTCTATGTTCAAAATGGTAAGCGAAGGGGATACCGATTTCATGTTCCGCTAGCGCCGACAGAAGTGCCCTTTCTCTGA